A genomic segment from Vidua macroura isolate BioBank_ID:100142 chromosome Z, ASM2450914v1, whole genome shotgun sequence encodes:
- the LMNB1 gene encoding lamin-B1, with amino-acid sequence MADPTPRTRGPAVAAMPQSPTRISRLQEKEELRQLNDRLAVYIDKVRSLETENSALQLQVTQREEVRGREVTGLKAIYEAELADARRALDDTARERAKLQIELGKLRAEHEQLLGSYAKKESDLSGAQIKLREFEAALNSKEAALATALGDKKSLDGEIEDLKDQIRELEASLAAAKDQLINETLQKVDLENRCQSLIEDLEFRKNMYEEEINETRRKHETRLVEVDSGRQIEYEHKLAQALHEIREQHDAQVKLYKEELEETYHSKLESARLSLEMSSSAANTIREQLNESRMRIDSLSSHITSLQKESRAWQDRAQELESSLAQEQENCRKTLAEKEKEIAEIRNQMQEQLTDYEQLLDVKLALDMEINAYRKLLEGEEERLKLSPSPSSRVTVSRASSSRSVRLAGSKRKRIDVEESEASSSVTISHSASATGNVSIEEIDVDGKFIRLKNTSEQDQPMGGWEMIRKIGDTTASYRYTSRYVLKAGQTVTIWAANAGVTASPPTDLIWKNQNSWGTGEDVKVVLKNSQGEEVAQRSTVFKTTARKGEDEEVEEEVAEALDEEDIYHQQAEQRTSNRSCVVM; translated from the exons ATGGCCGACCCCACGCCGCGGACCCGCGGCCCAGCCGTCGCCGCGATGCCGCAGAGCCCGACGCGCATCTCCCgcctgcaggagaaggaggagctgCGGCAGCTGAACGACCGCCTGGCCGTGTACATCGACAAGGTGCGGAGCCTGGAGACGGAGAACAGCGcgctgcagctgcaggtgacGCAGCGGGAGGAGGTGCGGGGCCGCGAGGTCACCGGGCTCAAGGCGATCTACGAGGCGGAGCTGGCGGACGCGCGGCGGGCGCTGGACGACACGGCGCGGGAGCGCGCCAAGCTGCAGATCGAGCTGGGCAAGCTGCGCGCAGAGCacgagcagctgctgggcag CTATGCAAAAAAGGAATCTGACCTCAGTGGAGCACAGATCAAACTTCGTGAGTTTGAAGCAGCCCTGAATTCTAAAGAAGCTGCACTGGCCACAGCCCTTGGTGATAAGAAAAGTCTGGACGGAGAAATTGAAGATTTGAAAGATCAAATTAGAGAG cTGGAAGCTTCTTTAGCTGCTGCCAAGGACCAGCTTATAAATGAAACCTTGCAGAAGGTGGATCTCGAAAACCGTTGTCAGAGCCTCATTGAGGACCTGGAATTCCGTAAAAATATGTATGAGGAG GAGATCAATGAGACAAGAAGGAAGCATGAAACTCGCCTGGTCGAGGTTGATTCTGGGCGTCAGATTGAATACGAGCACAAACTGGCCCAGGCCCTCCATGAAATCAGAGAGCAGCACGATGCACAAGTGAAGCTGTACAAAGAAGAGCTCGAAGAGACTTACCATTCCAAA ctggagagcgCCAGGCTGTCCTTGGAgatgagcagctctgcagccaacACCATCAGGGAGCAGCTGAACGAGAGCCGCATGCGCATCGACAGCCTGTCCTCCCACATCACCAGCCTCCAGAAAGAG tcCAGAGCGTGGCAGGACAGAGCacaggagctggagagcagcttggcCCAGGAACAGGAAAACTGCCGCAAAACACTGGcggaaaaggagaaggaaattgCAGAGATAAGAAATCagatgcaggagcagctgacTGACTACGAGCAACTCCTGGATGTTAAACTGGCACTTGACATGGAGATCAATGCATACCGGAAATTGCTGGAGGGTGAAGAGGAGAG GCTGAagctgtcccccagcccctcctcccGGGTGACCGTCTCGCGCGCTTCATCCAGCCGCAGCGTCCGCTTGGCCGGCAGCAAGAGGAAGAGGATTGACGTGGAGGAGTCCGAAGCCAGCAGCAGCGTGACCATTTCCCACTCTGCCTCTGCCACGGGGAACGTGTCCATCGAGGAGATAGACGTGGATGGGAAGTTCATCCGCTTGAAGAACACTTCTGAGCAG GATCAACCTATGGGAGGTTGGGAGATGATCCGAAAAATAGGAGACACTACTGCAAGTTACAGATATACCTCAAGATATGTACTAAAGGCAGGCCAGACTGTTACA ATCTGGGCTGCAAATGCTGGAGTAACTGCGAGCCCTCCCACTGACCTCATCTGGAAGAACCAGAATTCCTGGGGCACCGGTGAAGATGTGAAAGTTGTGCTGAAAAATTCTCAGGGAGAG GAGGTGGCTCAGAGAAGCACTGTGTTCAAAACAACAGCACGCAAAGGGGAAGATGAGGAAGTTGAGGAAGAAGTAGCTGAAGCTCTGGATGAGGAAGACATTTACCATCAGCAG GCAGAGCAAAGGACATCCAACAGAAgctgtgtggtcatgtga